A window of Thermosynechococcus sp. NK55a contains these coding sequences:
- a CDS encoding CTP synthase: MTKYVFVTGGVVSSIGKGIVAASLGRLLKSRQYSVSILKLDPYINVDPGTMSPFQHGEVFVTDDGAETDLDLGHYERFTDTPMSRLNSVTTGSIYQAVINKERRGDYMGGTVQVIPHITNEIKERILRVAKDKNPDVVIIEIGGTVGDIESLPFLEAIRQFRTEVGRHHVLFMHVTLVPWIPSAGEMKTKPTQHSVKELRSIGIQPDILICRCDRPLVPGIKEKLSQFCDVPVECVIPSPDAKSIYEVPLLLEREGLATQVLNLLNLEQRQPDLSQWQALVERLYRSHSPLEVAIVGKYVRLSDAYLSVVEALRHSAIALDHELRIRWVNSEEIVENGVENALSNVTAIVVPGGFGIRGVEGKIAAIQYAREQGIPFLGLCLGMQCAVIEWARHIAGLENANSAEFDANTPHPVIHLLPEQQDIVDLGGTMRLGLYACRLAPNSLAEKLYGETVIYERHRHRYEFNNAYRSLFLETGYQVTGTSPDGRLVEIIEYPAHPFFIAVQFHPEFRSRPNAPHPLFYGLLAAAAKNSNRDNPQVVPSL; this comes from the coding sequence ATGACGAAATATGTTTTTGTGACCGGCGGTGTTGTCTCCAGCATTGGTAAAGGAATTGTTGCCGCCAGTCTGGGACGGCTGCTGAAATCGCGGCAGTATTCTGTGTCCATTCTCAAGCTTGATCCCTACATCAATGTCGATCCGGGCACGATGAGTCCCTTCCAGCACGGGGAAGTGTTTGTGACCGACGATGGGGCGGAAACGGATTTGGACTTAGGGCACTACGAGCGGTTTACCGATACACCCATGTCCCGCCTCAATAGCGTCACGACGGGATCCATTTACCAAGCAGTCATTAACAAAGAGCGACGCGGTGACTATATGGGGGGAACGGTGCAGGTCATCCCCCACATTACGAATGAGATTAAAGAACGTATTTTACGGGTGGCGAAGGACAAAAATCCCGATGTGGTGATTATTGAAATTGGGGGAACCGTTGGCGATATTGAGTCGCTGCCCTTTCTGGAGGCCATCCGCCAGTTTCGCACGGAGGTGGGGCGGCACCATGTGCTGTTTATGCACGTGACTTTGGTGCCTTGGATTCCCTCGGCAGGGGAAATGAAAACAAAACCCACCCAGCACTCGGTGAAGGAGTTGCGCTCCATTGGTATTCAGCCGGATATTCTCATCTGCCGTTGCGATCGCCCCCTTGTACCGGGCATTAAGGAAAAGCTCTCCCAATTCTGTGATGTCCCTGTGGAATGCGTCATTCCCTCGCCGGATGCAAAAAGCATCTATGAAGTGCCCCTGCTGCTGGAGCGCGAGGGCCTTGCCACCCAAGTTCTCAACCTGTTGAACCTGGAACAACGGCAGCCAGATCTCAGTCAGTGGCAAGCCCTTGTGGAGCGACTTTACCGTTCCCACAGCCCCCTGGAGGTGGCAATCGTGGGTAAATACGTACGCCTTAGTGATGCCTATCTTTCGGTGGTAGAAGCCCTGCGGCACTCGGCGATCGCCTTAGACCACGAACTGCGCATCCGCTGGGTCAACTCCGAAGAAATCGTTGAAAATGGCGTGGAAAATGCCCTTAGCAATGTCACAGCCATTGTTGTGCCGGGGGGCTTTGGCATTCGGGGGGTCGAAGGCAAAATTGCTGCCATTCAGTATGCCCGGGAGCAGGGAATTCCCTTTTTGGGACTGTGCCTGGGGATGCAGTGCGCGGTGATTGAGTGGGCACGCCATATTGCGGGTTTAGAAAATGCCAACAGTGCTGAGTTCGATGCCAATACTCCCCACCCGGTGATTCACCTATTACCCGAACAGCAGGATATTGTCGATTTGGGGGGAACGATGCGCCTGGGTTTGTATGCCTGCCGCCTAGCCCCCAATTCATTGGCGGAAAAGCTCTACGGTGAAACAGTCATCTACGAGCGACACCGCCATCGCTACGAGTTTAATAATGCCTATCGCAGCCTCTTTTTGGAAACGGGCTATCAAGTTACGGGTACATCTCCCGATGGCCGCTTAGTAGAGATTATTGAGTATCCAGCTCACCCCTTTTTTATTGCAGTGCAGTTTCATCCTGAGTTTCGCTCCCGTCCCAATGCGCCCCATCCTCTCTTTTATGGATTGCTGGCGGCAGCAGCTAAGAATTCCAATCGTGATAATCCGCAGGTTGTCCCAAGCCTCTAG
- a CDS encoding B12-binding domain-containing radical SAM protein codes for MNLSRSTDEIKLVPEMTSGRVPYTPRNHRRILCIFPRYSRSFGTFHHAYPLMGTVRAFMPPQGILLVAAYLPESWEVRLIDENVHPATDADYAWADIVITSGMHIQRPQILEINAIAHRHGKLTALGGPSVSSCPEYYPDVDILHLGELGDATDKMIAYFDEYGSQRPPQQLIFETTARLPLSEFPVPAYQHVRMENYFLGSVQFSSGCPFRCEFCDIPELYGRNPRLKTPQQILKELDTMLASGNPGAVYFVDDNFIGNRRAVMELLPHLIDWQKANGYPLQFACEATLNIAQSPKLLEMMREAYFCTIFCGIETPEPEALHAIHKDQNLSMPILEAVQTLNRYGMEVVSGIIIGFDTDTPQTGDRILEFIRASHIPTLTINLLHALPRTPLWRRLEAEGRLNHDENRESNVEFLMPYEEVVEMWRRTITTAYEPEFLYQRFAYQMAHTYPNRIAVPNSPARLSRKNILRGLRIMKNLLWHVGLWGSYRKTFWKLAWPALKKGQIEQLIHVGVVGHHLIHFAQECARGDEAASFYAQRLRPKNTTSTSLKPAIKLPVKLR; via the coding sequence ATGAACCTCAGTCGGAGCACCGATGAGATAAAACTGGTTCCCGAGATGACCAGTGGTCGAGTCCCCTATACCCCCCGTAACCATCGCCGCATCCTCTGCATTTTTCCCCGCTACAGCCGCTCCTTTGGTACATTTCACCACGCCTACCCCCTCATGGGCACGGTACGCGCCTTTATGCCACCCCAAGGGATTTTGCTAGTGGCCGCCTATCTTCCAGAATCGTGGGAGGTGCGCCTGATTGATGAAAATGTACACCCAGCAACCGATGCTGACTATGCTTGGGCTGATATTGTCATTACCAGTGGCATGCACATTCAGCGGCCACAAATTTTAGAAATCAACGCAATTGCCCATCGTCACGGTAAACTCACTGCCCTTGGCGGGCCCTCGGTCTCCAGTTGTCCGGAATACTATCCCGATGTGGATATTCTCCACCTGGGGGAACTGGGGGATGCCACGGACAAGATGATTGCCTACTTTGATGAATACGGTAGCCAGCGTCCACCCCAACAACTGATTTTTGAAACCACTGCTCGCCTACCCCTCAGTGAATTTCCTGTGCCGGCCTACCAGCATGTGCGCATGGAAAACTATTTCCTCGGCAGTGTTCAGTTTTCCAGTGGCTGTCCCTTTCGCTGTGAGTTTTGCGATATTCCCGAACTCTATGGCCGCAATCCGCGTTTGAAAACGCCGCAGCAGATCCTCAAGGAATTGGACACAATGCTGGCCTCAGGGAATCCGGGGGCAGTCTATTTTGTGGATGATAACTTCATTGGCAATCGCCGCGCAGTGATGGAACTGCTGCCCCACCTCATTGACTGGCAAAAAGCCAATGGCTACCCGCTGCAATTTGCCTGCGAAGCCACACTGAACATTGCCCAAAGCCCAAAACTTCTAGAGATGATGCGGGAAGCCTATTTCTGTACGATTTTCTGTGGCATTGAAACCCCAGAACCTGAAGCCCTCCACGCTATCCACAAGGATCAAAACCTGAGTATGCCAATTTTGGAGGCTGTGCAAACTTTGAATCGCTATGGCATGGAAGTTGTCTCCGGCATTATTATTGGCTTTGATACAGATACTCCCCAAACGGGCGATCGCATTCTTGAGTTTATTCGTGCCTCCCACATCCCCACATTAACGATTAACCTGCTGCACGCCCTACCCCGTACCCCCCTCTGGCGTCGCTTGGAAGCGGAAGGCCGCCTCAACCACGACGAAAACCGCGAGTCCAATGTTGAGTTCCTCATGCCCTATGAAGAAGTGGTGGAAATGTGGCGCCGCACTATCACGACTGCCTATGAACCGGAGTTTCTCTACCAGCGGTTTGCCTATCAAATGGCCCACACCTATCCCAACCGCATTGCAGTGCCCAATAGTCCAGCTCGCCTTAGCCGTAAAAATATTCTGCGGGGACTGCGGATTATGAAAAATCTCCTCTGGCACGTGGGGCTTTGGGGGAGCTACCGCAAGACGTTCTGGAAACTGGCATGGCCTGCCCTGAAAAAAGGCCAAATTGAACAATTGATCCACGTGGGTGTGGTGGGGCATCATCTGATTCACTTTGCCCAAGAATGTGCTCGCGGTGATGAAGCGGCCTCCTTCTATGCCCAACGGCTACGCCCAAAAAACACAACATCTACCTCGCTCAAACCTGCTATCAAGTTACCAGTAAAACTGCGTTAA
- the cpdA gene encoding 3',5'-cyclic-AMP phosphodiesterase has protein sequence MNEPVYLIQLSDLHLFATDEGRLLGLPTAQSLAAVLEATRHHRPNALLLTGDLAQEPVTTTYERLATAFRDFSCPVYWIPGNHDEPRAMVPALERPPLRGDRQINLGTWQGLLLSSQADGKVHGELSPETLSWLDATLSHTGDRPTFIALHHPPFETGAPWLDSSRLQNPEHLFAVLDSHPQVKLVLFGHIHQEFITERQGVTYLGCPSTCIQFLPRAPEFSLEPVGPGFRHLSLYPDGTFKTYIERVEIPLTLDFSAKGY, from the coding sequence ATGAATGAACCCGTTTACCTGATCCAGTTATCAGATCTGCATTTATTTGCCACAGATGAAGGCAGACTCCTTGGCCTGCCTACGGCTCAATCCCTAGCGGCTGTTTTAGAGGCAACTCGTCATCATCGTCCCAATGCCCTGCTCCTGACGGGAGACTTAGCACAGGAACCCGTTACTACTACCTACGAACGTTTAGCCACTGCTTTCAGGGACTTTAGCTGTCCTGTATATTGGATTCCTGGCAACCATGATGAGCCAAGGGCAATGGTGCCGGCGCTAGAGCGTCCGCCGCTACGGGGCGATCGCCAAATCAATCTTGGGACTTGGCAAGGCCTGCTCCTCAGTTCCCAAGCCGATGGCAAAGTTCATGGTGAATTGAGTCCTGAGACCCTCAGTTGGCTAGATGCAACCTTGAGTCACACGGGCGATCGCCCCACCTTCATTGCCCTGCACCATCCCCCCTTTGAGACCGGTGCCCCTTGGCTCGATAGTAGCCGCCTACAAAACCCTGAGCACCTTTTTGCCGTGTTAGATTCCCATCCGCAGGTGAAGCTCGTTCTCTTTGGTCACATCCATCAGGAATTTATTACTGAGCGGCAAGGGGTGACGTATCTCGGCTGTCCCTCCACCTGTATCCAGTTTTTGCCCCGTGCCCCTGAATTTTCCCTTGAACCCGTTGGTCCTGGTTTTCGTCATCTATCGCTATACCCCGATGGCACTTTTAAAACCTACATTGAGCGGGTAGAGATTCCCCTCACGCTGGACTTTAGTGCCAAAGGGTACTAA
- a CDS encoding DMT family transporter, which translates to MVAMKEVMPHTSPLWVAGVRLVPAGLLVLAVAIALGKPQPHHLRAWGWISLFALVDGFLFQGLLATGLSKTGAGLGSVMIDSQPLAVALLSRWLYQERVGGWGWLGLFLGLVGISGIGLGDDLLTLLHQPSAWHSISWGQWWQRGELWMLLAALSMAVGTILMRPLARYADPIVATGWHMVLGGLPLLIWPSLNSPAPWAALHWSDVLNLGYATFFGSALSYGVFFYFAAKGNLTSLSALTFLTPVFALTFGHWFLGETLSQVQLLGVGLTLISIYIINQRQVLGQWWQQLPLPTRLRESATSISVKVVDQMK; encoded by the coding sequence ATGGTGGCCATGAAGGAGGTCATGCCCCATACCTCGCCGCTGTGGGTTGCCGGTGTGCGCCTTGTGCCGGCAGGTCTTCTAGTTTTAGCGGTGGCGATCGCCCTCGGTAAGCCCCAACCCCATCACTTGCGGGCATGGGGATGGATTAGTCTTTTTGCCCTTGTGGATGGCTTTTTATTTCAGGGGCTTCTGGCCACTGGCCTATCCAAAACGGGCGCAGGTCTTGGCTCTGTGATGATTGACTCCCAACCCCTGGCGGTGGCGCTGTTGTCCCGCTGGTTGTATCAAGAGCGAGTTGGCGGCTGGGGTTGGCTGGGGCTCTTTCTTGGCTTAGTGGGCATTAGTGGCATTGGTCTAGGTGATGATCTATTGACCCTGCTCCATCAACCCAGCGCATGGCACAGTATTTCTTGGGGACAGTGGTGGCAGCGGGGCGAACTGTGGATGCTATTGGCTGCCCTCTCGATGGCAGTGGGGACGATTCTCATGCGTCCCTTAGCACGCTATGCGGATCCAATTGTGGCTACAGGCTGGCACATGGTCTTGGGCGGGTTGCCGCTGTTGATCTGGCCGAGCTTAAATAGCCCAGCGCCTTGGGCAGCCCTACACTGGTCGGATGTCCTCAACCTTGGCTATGCGACTTTCTTTGGTAGTGCGCTGTCCTACGGTGTCTTTTTCTATTTCGCTGCCAAGGGGAATCTCACCAGTCTCAGTGCCCTAACGTTTCTCACCCCAGTATTTGCTCTCACCTTTGGGCATTGGTTCTTGGGGGAAACCCTGAGTCAAGTTCAGTTACTAGGCGTGGGTCTGACGCTCATTAGCATTTACATCATTAATCAGCGCCAAGTGCTTGGGCAGTGGTGGCAACAACTCCCCTTACCCACCCGCTTGCGGGAGTCGGCAACGTCTATCAGCGTTAAGGTGGTTGATCAGATGAAGTAG
- a CDS encoding helix-turn-helix transcriptional regulator — protein sequence MVDLPSPELLTHVAEYFKVLSEPSRLQVLCALKQGRRNVSEIIQETGLGQANVSKHLKTLAQAGLVRRQPQGVTVYYEIADPTIFPLCDLVCQRLRRRIEEQSQVVKELMNNFS from the coding sequence ATGGTTGACCTCCCTTCCCCTGAGTTGCTCACCCACGTTGCCGAGTATTTCAAAGTGCTGTCGGAACCGAGTCGCCTGCAAGTGCTCTGTGCCCTAAAACAAGGACGGCGCAATGTCTCGGAGATTATTCAAGAAACCGGATTGGGGCAGGCCAATGTCTCAAAGCACTTGAAAACCCTTGCCCAGGCTGGTCTGGTGCGCCGACAGCCCCAAGGAGTTACTGTCTATTACGAAATTGCTGACCCGACAATTTTTCCTCTGTGTGATTTGGTCTGTCAGCGGCTGAGGCGGCGCATTGAGGAGCAATCCCAAGTCGTCAAGGAATTGATGAATAATTTCTCCTAG